Proteins from one Bacteroides zhangwenhongii genomic window:
- a CDS encoding SusC/RagA family TonB-linked outer membrane protein, whose protein sequence is MKNLLSRFVLLTLLVMSGWTTMLFAQAINVSGTVVDAETDEPLIGATVRLKGVASKGCTTDVDGNFSFTGILPEAVLEVSYLGYKNQTISVNGMKRLTIKLLQNSEQLNEVVVIGYGTMDKKELTSSISHINEKDFLKSTSLDVSMMIQGKVPSVSITNTGAADPNNQASIQIRGVSSRSAGTGPLIVIDGIPGGNLTNINPNDIASFDILKDGAAAAIYGTRGSNGVILVTTKKGTRDGQIHTSYMGTVSASVANHELDMLTAKQYRALRIPGGYGNDLGGNDDWLDAVTRTGWMHQHTLSLSGGNNKNNYRVSIDYRKAEGVDLYSSREEYGGRAGIQQTTRNGLFTFTANVAPRLIKRKNSSWDVFRNTLEINPTTPIMDVDNPGQYTAITGQAAGYNPVELINLEDNTSETKLLDYDATAKLNLLPLLWKDSENGQILNTQITFAGHESSNFDSWFRPSTSTLAIAQGYSGEGSRKYAKQSQRILEWLTNYNGSFCGHNVKAMVGYSYQYTKDQNLSGENKDFINDGIGSNNLGTGDWDKEEGHVGVGSWAEDSKLIAFFGRVSYDWKSRYLLTASLRHEGSSKFGKDHKWGNFPAVSAGWRISEESFMQDISWINDLKIRGDYGETGNQDFGNYRSLSTMSGFGYYYYNGQWLQVWGPGKNVNNDLHWEKAKNWNIGIDFSLLNNRISGSFNYYNRKQQDLLGDYNVPVPPYLHSTTFVNVGTMKNSGFEFDLHFTAIQLKDFDYSIDFVGATMDNKFVNFSNSDYVGQDYYDMVETSDPYPLYTLQRISAGERIGNFYMWKYAGIDKNGNFMIYDREGNIKPAANGTNDDKQIVGNGLPKFTASMTHNFHWRNWDLSIFFRGAFGYDIFNVHDFYYGTQSFTGNVLQKAYTKNAEIKGKNVVTDYYLEKGDYVKLDMLSLGYTWPVKSHFLESVKFSFTAKNLATFTRYSGVDPSSIQTNGLTPGATGSRTYYPSCRQFILGVQLDF, encoded by the coding sequence ATGAAAAACTTACTATCAAGATTTGTGTTATTAACATTGTTAGTTATGTCTGGTTGGACAACTATGTTGTTTGCTCAGGCAATCAATGTTTCGGGGACAGTTGTGGATGCGGAAACCGATGAGCCGCTCATTGGAGCAACTGTCAGACTAAAAGGGGTAGCCTCAAAAGGTTGCACTACGGATGTCGATGGCAACTTTTCTTTTACTGGGATTTTGCCTGAAGCAGTATTGGAAGTCAGTTATCTCGGTTATAAAAATCAGACTATCTCAGTTAATGGAATGAAGAGGCTCACTATCAAGTTATTACAGAATAGTGAACAGCTTAATGAAGTTGTGGTAATCGGTTATGGTACCATGGATAAGAAAGAATTGACTTCTTCAATTTCTCATATCAATGAGAAAGATTTTTTGAAGTCTACCTCTCTTGATGTATCTATGATGATTCAAGGTAAAGTACCCAGTGTATCAATTACTAATACCGGTGCAGCCGATCCTAATAATCAGGCTAGTATCCAGATTCGTGGCGTATCGTCGAGAAGTGCGGGAACCGGTCCGTTAATTGTGATTGATGGGATTCCCGGTGGAAATCTAACGAACATCAATCCCAACGATATTGCCAGTTTTGACATACTTAAAGATGGTGCAGCAGCAGCTATTTATGGAACACGTGGTTCTAACGGGGTGATTCTTGTGACAACCAAAAAAGGAACGCGTGACGGGCAGATACATACTTCTTATATGGGAACGGTTTCAGCAAGTGTTGCAAATCATGAATTGGATATGCTTACTGCCAAACAATATCGCGCATTGCGTATTCCGGGTGGTTATGGTAATGATCTTGGTGGAAATGATGATTGGTTAGATGCTGTGACGAGAACGGGTTGGATGCATCAGCATACATTATCGCTTAGTGGCGGAAACAATAAAAACAATTACCGTGTATCGATAGATTATCGTAAAGCTGAGGGAGTGGATTTGTACTCGTCACGGGAGGAATATGGTGGAAGAGCAGGCATACAGCAGACGACACGAAACGGACTATTCACTTTTACAGCTAATGTAGCTCCAAGGCTTATTAAACGTAAAAACTCATCTTGGGATGTATTTCGCAATACGTTGGAGATTAATCCCACGACTCCTATTATGGATGTAGACAATCCAGGTCAATATACTGCAATTACTGGTCAGGCTGCTGGATACAATCCTGTTGAGTTGATTAACCTTGAAGATAATACTTCGGAAACGAAACTTTTAGACTATGATGCTACTGCCAAACTTAACTTATTACCTTTATTATGGAAAGATTCTGAGAATGGGCAGATTTTAAATACACAGATTACGTTTGCTGGACACGAATCATCGAATTTCGATTCTTGGTTTCGTCCTTCTACTTCTACACTAGCTATCGCCCAAGGATATTCTGGTGAAGGATCGCGCAAATATGCAAAGCAGTCTCAACGTATTCTGGAATGGCTTACTAATTACAATGGTTCATTTTGCGGGCATAATGTAAAAGCCATGGTTGGTTATTCTTATCAGTATACAAAAGATCAGAATCTCTCTGGTGAGAACAAAGATTTTATAAATGACGGTATTGGTTCTAATAATCTCGGTACTGGCGATTGGGATAAGGAAGAAGGCCATGTGGGAGTGGGTTCATGGGCTGAAGATTCCAAGTTGATAGCTTTCTTTGGTCGTGTCAGCTATGACTGGAAAAGCCGCTACTTGCTAACTGCTTCACTACGGCATGAAGGTTCTTCAAAATTTGGTAAAGATCATAAGTGGGGGAACTTCCCTGCTGTTTCTGCCGGATGGCGTATATCGGAGGAGTCATTTATGCAGGATATTAGTTGGATTAATGATTTGAAAATTCGTGGTGATTACGGTGAAACCGGTAATCAGGATTTCGGCAACTACAGGTCACTCAGTACTATGTCAGGGTTTGGTTATTACTATTATAACGGACAGTGGTTACAAGTGTGGGGGCCAGGTAAAAATGTGAATAATGACTTGCATTGGGAAAAGGCAAAAAACTGGAATATTGGCATCGATTTTTCGCTATTAAACAATCGTATTTCCGGTTCTTTCAATTATTATAATCGTAAACAGCAGGATCTTTTGGGAGACTATAATGTTCCTGTTCCACCCTATTTGCATTCTACAACTTTTGTCAATGTTGGAACGATGAAAAATTCGGGATTTGAGTTTGACCTTCATTTTACTGCGATACAGTTGAAAGATTTTGACTACTCTATCGATTTTGTTGGGGCTACTATGGACAACAAGTTTGTTAATTTCAGTAATTCCGATTATGTGGGACAGGATTATTATGATATGGTTGAAACTTCTGATCCATATCCGCTCTATACCTTACAACGTATTTCTGCTGGTGAACGTATCGGTAATTTTTATATGTGGAAATATGCTGGTATTGATAAAAACGGTAATTTTATGATTTATGACCGGGAAGGTAATATAAAACCTGCTGCTAACGGAACAAATGATGACAAGCAAATTGTTGGTAATGGACTTCCAAAGTTTACCGCATCGATGACACACAATTTTCATTGGCGCAATTGGGATCTTTCCATTTTCTTTCGTGGTGCATTTGGTTATGATATTTTCAATGTACATGATTTCTACTATGGTACTCAGAGTTTTACAGGAAATGTCTTGCAAAAAGCATATACAAAAAATGCAGAAATAAAAGGTAAAAATGTGGTGACTGATTATTATTTGGAAAAAGGAGATTATGTGAAACTTGATATGCTTTCGTTAGGGTATACATGGCCCGTTAAATCTCATTTTCTAGAATCTGTCAAATTTTCGTTTACAGCAAAGAATCTTGCAACTTTTACCCGTTACAGTGGGGTAGACCCTTCTTCTATACAAACTAATGGATTGACACCGGGAGCTACTGGTTCACGTACATATTATCCGAGTTGCCGTCAGTTTATTCTTGGCGTACAACTTGATTTCTAA